From the genome of Malus sylvestris chromosome 6, drMalSylv7.2, whole genome shotgun sequence, one region includes:
- the LOC126625694 gene encoding protein CUP-SHAPED COTYLEDON 1, producing MQESLPPGFRFHPTDEELITHYLCHKVSDVSFTSKAVADVDLNKCEPWDLPGKASMGEKEWYFFNLRDRKYPTGLRTNRATEAGYWKTTGKDKEIHRTGVLVGMKKTLVFYKGRAPRGEKSNWVMHEYRLENKHPFKSSKEEWVVCRVFQKSISALKKPQQATTSSHQQPSIESPCDDTNSIVNEFGDIELPNLNSNINANSSSGFSNNISSPPSYYSNIIDHSKNNINDVTNMSLNMNWAATAAREAAVNAVSWPSSLLSPSNLSVNSLLLRALHLRSSTNNNGSNYQPRDTNHGQATAGTSTLDYSSYNTMQQQGMMPSISHHIGSSTTMDHINSKFQASSSSIKDQMMESMPPQQHSEQPFNLDSIW from the exons ATGCAAGAGAGTCTTCCTCCAGGTTTCAGATTCCATCCTACAGATGAAGAACTGATAACGCACTATTTGTGCCACAAGGTTTCTGATGTTAGTTTCACGTCGAAGGCTGTAGCAGACGTTGATCTCAATAAGTGTGAACCTTGGGACCTCCCAG GCAAGGCTTCGATGGGAGAGAAAGAATGGTACTTCTTCAACCTGAGAGACCGAAAATATCCAACTGGACTTCGAACCAACCGAGCCACGGAAGCCGGGTACTGGAAAACAACTGGGAAAGACAAGGAAATACATCGTACAGGTGTACTGGTTGGGATgaagaaaaccctagttttcTACAAGGGCAGAGCTCCTAGGGGTGAGAAAAGCAATTGGGTCATGCATGAATACAGACTAGAAAACAAGCATCCTTTCAAATCCTCAAAG GAAGAATGGGTGGTTTGTAGAGTTTTCCAAAAGAGCATTAGTGCATTGAAAAAGCCACAGCAAGCAACCACATCCTCCCATCAGCAGCCGTCGATAGAATCTCCATGCGACGATACGAACTCAATCGTTAACGAATTCGGAGACATCGAGCTGCCAAACCTAAACAGCAATATTAACGCAAATTCATCCAGCGGGTTCAGCAACAACATTTCCTCACCCCCAAGCTATTACAGCAATATTATTGATCATAGCAAGAACAACATTAACGACGTTACCAACATGAGTTTGAACATGAATTGGGCAGCAACAGCGGCGAGAGAGGCAGCCGTGAACGCCGTTTCATGGCCGTCAAGCTTGCTAAGTCCCTCAAATCTTTCGGTGAATTCGTTGCTTCTTAGGGCATTACATCTTAGGAGTAGTACTAATAATAACGGTAGTAATTATCAACCAAGAGATACTAATCATGGTCAAGCTACAGCAGGCACTAGTACTCTAGATTACTCATCATATAATACTATGCAGCAGCAAGGAATGATGCCGTCAATCTCTCATCACATTGGATCCAGTACTACTATGGATCatataaattcaaaatttcaagctTCTTCGTCGAGTATTAAAGATCAGATGATGGAATCGATGCCGCCACAACAACATTCGGAGCAACCATTCAATTTGGACTCCATTTGGTGA
- the LOC126625692 gene encoding uncharacterized protein LOC126625692 isoform X2: MPCSAEEALVRLFYNTSSSFHLLLLFLYLSSTFLFKLFYFVGSNPIFPRNQNGYEDYVFSDEEEEEEQEEEEDNEQRQFHVPGHQYCSTINDHDLVADIIHGGESLMFLPNNNLQHHHQKSFSEDQFISARESLIIEDRPDESLHESSQGSESEHDDQGAEEIPVKDTVSVLNSVAKDRVWPTSPITIELHKSDKNGDGNCDEHNTEINRADQTHLSSDENFVVFGPSQLKNKKFQVQDNKEDEIFEDSTVGSTSKSSSDWRSSINCRDSATEDPFSSSSRRSCPKWESYTVFQKYDEEMMFLDRISAQKLHETESLKSIQVCPRSISERIVHRISTATKRLPDVRHNPYHELEAAYVAQICLTWEALNWNYKNFEQKRASRHEFDPGVPGELAQKFQQFQVLLQRYVENEPYEQGRRPEIYARMRLLAPKLLQVPEYREDDDHQKDEGFGSKISSAAFLMIMEDGIRTFMDFLKTDKEKPCQKLASMFKRKRKGSVDPTLLHLMKKVNQKKKMKIKDLRRSHKCLRKRRLKVQEEMEILMGLIDLKLVSRVLRMTDLNAEQLHWCEAKMSKVRILDGRKYQRDSSPLFFPAQ; this comes from the exons ATGCCATGTTCAGCTGAGGAAGCACTAGTTAGGCTCTTCTACaacacctcctcctccttccacctcctcctcctcttcctctacCTCTCCTCCACTTTTCTTTTCAAACTCTTCTACTTTGTCGGCAGCAACCCTATTTTCCCAAG AAACCAGAATGGATACGAAGACTATGTGTTTTCggacgaagaagaagaggaggagcaggaggaagaagaagacaacGAACAAAGGCAGTTTCATGTTCCTGGTCACCAATACTGCAGTACCATAAATGATCATGATCTGGTGGCTGACATCATTCACGGCGGCGAATCACTGATGTTTTTGCCTAACAATAACCTTCAGCATCATCATCAAAAAAGTTTTTCCGAAGACCAATTCATTAGCGCACGGGAGAGCTTAATAATTGAAGACCGCCCCGATGAATCTTTGCATGAGTCATCACAAGGTTCAGAATCTGAACATGACGATCAAGGTGCGGAGGAAATCCCCGTGAAAGATACAGTTTCAGTTCTCAATTCTGTTGCGAAGGATCGAGTGTGGCCCACATCTCCGATAACTATAGAGCTACATAAAAGTGACAAAAATGGTGACG GTAATTGTGATGAACATAATACTGAAATCAATAGGGCAGATCAGACGCATTTATCCAGTGACGAAAATTTTGTGGTTTTCGGGCCATCACAATTGAAGAACAAGAAGTTCCAAGTTCAAGACAATAAAGAGGATGAAATTTTTGAGGACTCAACTGTTGGATCAACTTCTAAGAGCTCTTCTGATTGGAGAAGCTCAATTAATTGCAGGGATTCTGCCACTGAAGATCCTTTTTCTTCCTCGTCCCGGCGAAGCTGCCCCAAATGGGAGTCTTACACAGTCTTCCAAAAGTATGATGAAGAAATGATGTTCCTAGACAGAATTAGTGCCCAAAAGCTCCATGAAACag aatCACTTAAGTCTATTCAAGTCTGTCCAAGATCAATTTCGGAAAGGATTGTTCATAGAATCTCTACGGCAACAAAAAGGCTGCCTGATGTACGTCACAACCCTTATCATGAGCTGGAGGCTGCTTATGTTGCACAAATTTGCTTAACATGGGAAGCACTTAATTGGAACTACAAGAATTTTGAGCAAAAAAGGGCATCACGCCATGAGTTTGATCCCGGCGTTCCTGGCGAATTAGCACAGAAATTTCAGCAATTTCAAGTGCTTCTACAAAGATAtgtagagaatgagccttatgaGCAAGGCAGGAGGCCAGAGATTTATGCTAGGATGAGGCTTTTGGCACCAAAGTTACTTCAAGTGCCAGAATATCGAG AAGATGATGACCATCAAAAGGATGAAGGTTTTGGCTCAAAAATTTCGTCAGCTGCATTTTTAATGATAATGGAAGACGGAATCCGAACGTTCATGGATTTTCTCAAGACTGATAAGGAAAAACCCTGCCAGAAATTAGCATCCATGTTCAAACGAAAACGAAAAGGTTCAGTTGATCCCACTCTTCTCCATCTGATGAAGAAAGTTAATCAAAAA aagaagatgaaaatcAAAGATCTTCGACGTTCCCACAAATGCCTGAGAAAGCGAAGGTTGAAGGTGCAGGAAGAGATGGAGATACTGATGGGTCTGATTGACCTAAAACTGGTATCTAGGGTTTTGAGAATGACCGACCTAAATGCAGAACAATTGCATTGGTGCGAAGCAAAGATGAGCAAAGTGCGAATTCTGGATGGGAGAAAATACCAAAGAGATTCCTCCCCACTTTTCTTCCCAGCACAATGA
- the LOC126625692 gene encoding uncharacterized protein LOC126625692 isoform X1: protein MPCSAEEALVRLFYNTSSSFHLLLLFLYLSSTFLFKLFYFVGSNPIFPRNQNGYEDYVFSDEEEEEEQEEEEDNEQRQFHVPGHQYCSTINDHDLVADIIHGGESLMFLPNNNLQHHHQKSFSEDQFISARESLIIEDRPDESLHESSQGSESEHDDQGAEEIPVKDTVSVLNSVAKDRVWPTSPITIELHKSDKNGDGNCDEHNTEINRADQTHLSSDENFVVFGPSQLKNKKFQVQDNKEDEIFEDSTVGSTSKSSSDWRSSINCRDSATEDPFSSSSRRSCPKWESYTVFQKYDEEMMFLDRISAQKLHETESLKSIQVCPRSISERIVHRISTATKRLPDVRHNPYHELEAAYVAQICLTWEALNWNYKNFEQKRASRHEFDPGVPGELAQKFQQFQVLLQRYVENEPYEQGRRPEIYARMRLLAPKLLQVPEYRVSEDDDHQKDEGFGSKISSAAFLMIMEDGIRTFMDFLKTDKEKPCQKLASMFKRKRKGSVDPTLLHLMKKVNQKKKMKIKDLRRSHKCLRKRRLKVQEEMEILMGLIDLKLVSRVLRMTDLNAEQLHWCEAKMSKVRILDGRKYQRDSSPLFFPAQ, encoded by the exons ATGCCATGTTCAGCTGAGGAAGCACTAGTTAGGCTCTTCTACaacacctcctcctccttccacctcctcctcctcttcctctacCTCTCCTCCACTTTTCTTTTCAAACTCTTCTACTTTGTCGGCAGCAACCCTATTTTCCCAAG AAACCAGAATGGATACGAAGACTATGTGTTTTCggacgaagaagaagaggaggagcaggaggaagaagaagacaacGAACAAAGGCAGTTTCATGTTCCTGGTCACCAATACTGCAGTACCATAAATGATCATGATCTGGTGGCTGACATCATTCACGGCGGCGAATCACTGATGTTTTTGCCTAACAATAACCTTCAGCATCATCATCAAAAAAGTTTTTCCGAAGACCAATTCATTAGCGCACGGGAGAGCTTAATAATTGAAGACCGCCCCGATGAATCTTTGCATGAGTCATCACAAGGTTCAGAATCTGAACATGACGATCAAGGTGCGGAGGAAATCCCCGTGAAAGATACAGTTTCAGTTCTCAATTCTGTTGCGAAGGATCGAGTGTGGCCCACATCTCCGATAACTATAGAGCTACATAAAAGTGACAAAAATGGTGACG GTAATTGTGATGAACATAATACTGAAATCAATAGGGCAGATCAGACGCATTTATCCAGTGACGAAAATTTTGTGGTTTTCGGGCCATCACAATTGAAGAACAAGAAGTTCCAAGTTCAAGACAATAAAGAGGATGAAATTTTTGAGGACTCAACTGTTGGATCAACTTCTAAGAGCTCTTCTGATTGGAGAAGCTCAATTAATTGCAGGGATTCTGCCACTGAAGATCCTTTTTCTTCCTCGTCCCGGCGAAGCTGCCCCAAATGGGAGTCTTACACAGTCTTCCAAAAGTATGATGAAGAAATGATGTTCCTAGACAGAATTAGTGCCCAAAAGCTCCATGAAACag aatCACTTAAGTCTATTCAAGTCTGTCCAAGATCAATTTCGGAAAGGATTGTTCATAGAATCTCTACGGCAACAAAAAGGCTGCCTGATGTACGTCACAACCCTTATCATGAGCTGGAGGCTGCTTATGTTGCACAAATTTGCTTAACATGGGAAGCACTTAATTGGAACTACAAGAATTTTGAGCAAAAAAGGGCATCACGCCATGAGTTTGATCCCGGCGTTCCTGGCGAATTAGCACAGAAATTTCAGCAATTTCAAGTGCTTCTACAAAGATAtgtagagaatgagccttatgaGCAAGGCAGGAGGCCAGAGATTTATGCTAGGATGAGGCTTTTGGCACCAAAGTTACTTCAAGTGCCAGAATATCGAG TTTCAGAAGATGATGACCATCAAAAGGATGAAGGTTTTGGCTCAAAAATTTCGTCAGCTGCATTTTTAATGATAATGGAAGACGGAATCCGAACGTTCATGGATTTTCTCAAGACTGATAAGGAAAAACCCTGCCAGAAATTAGCATCCATGTTCAAACGAAAACGAAAAGGTTCAGTTGATCCCACTCTTCTCCATCTGATGAAGAAAGTTAATCAAAAA aagaagatgaaaatcAAAGATCTTCGACGTTCCCACAAATGCCTGAGAAAGCGAAGGTTGAAGGTGCAGGAAGAGATGGAGATACTGATGGGTCTGATTGACCTAAAACTGGTATCTAGGGTTTTGAGAATGACCGACCTAAATGCAGAACAATTGCATTGGTGCGAAGCAAAGATGAGCAAAGTGCGAATTCTGGATGGGAGAAAATACCAAAGAGATTCCTCCCCACTTTTCTTCCCAGCACAATGA
- the LOC126625695 gene encoding uncharacterized protein LOC126625695 encodes MMSRCGYEQNATAGCEGMDSVVCPKPRRFSLLNPSFNDNIRPFRYFNHNQSEIRDSEAGSEILDIILAKGNCEDRFGNKQSASSPPFFCGSPPSRASNPVIQDEHFGNSGNMAPFLPAQPMLSSCNGGCVRMKSGDRPVAVRIEGFDCLSRDRRNCSISAVA; translated from the exons ATGATGAGCAGGTGCGGTTACGAGCAGAACGCCACGGCAGGCTGCGAGGGGATGGATTCAGTTGTGTGCCCAAAACCACGTCGTTTCAGCCTTCTAAATCCTTCCTTCAACGACAACATCAGACCCTTCAGATACTTCAA TCACAACCAATCGGAGATTCGAGATTCTGAAGCTGGGTCTGAGATTCTGGATATTATTCTCGCCAAG GGGAATTGTGAAGATAGATTCGGTAATAAGCAATCGGCTTCATCGCCGCCTTTTTTCTGCGGGTCGCCGCCGAGCAGGGCATCAAACCCTGTAATCCAAGATGAGCATTTCGGTAACAGCGGCAATATGGCTCCATTTTTGCCGGCACAGCCTATGTTGTCATCGTGCAACGGTGGCTGTGTCCGGATGAAGTCTGGGGACAGGCCAGTTGCAGTGCGGATCGAAGGGTTTGATTGTCTTAGCAGGGACCGCAGGAACTGCAGCATCTCTGCTGTAGCTTAG